From the genome of Eublepharis macularius isolate TG4126 chromosome 4, MPM_Emac_v1.0, whole genome shotgun sequence:
TTCCTCCAGTTCCCCATTCGGCTATCTTGGGTCCAATCTGAATTCATGGAGGCTCTCTGTTCTCTCGAGTTCAGGAAGAGACTTTTCTCCTGGTGCTCCTGTCCGTGGTGGCTCACCTGCGAGTGGCCTGGCTCACTTTTCTGAGTCATCCTGCAGAGGCGTTTGCTTCTAAGTGCCTCTCAGCACAGCACCTGCTCTATGTTTGTGGCATGGTTTGCGCATGTCTTGAGCTGCATAGGAcaagggggaaatggctgcttgggtGGCCTTTCTTTGAGAAGGTGTGGGACCAGGTGACCTTGGTTTTCGCACCCAGTCCTTTGATTCCAATGCCCCTGCCCCACAACTGACAGTTCCATGAAATTGGCTtcacttttctttccttttttcccctttctgtagATGTGAGAAGAGGCGAAAGGGAATCCCCAATAATCTCCTCCAGAGCTCCAGCTAGACGTCAGAACTGTTTGCTACTCAACCTATCCCTGTCTCCACTTCGCAGAGAGGCTTGGCTGGGAGAGGGTGGGTGCCAATGGTGTTGGTGATGGGTTTGGGCtggtctttcttttttctcccaaCGAACTTGTGTCAGCTCTTTGTAGCTGAAAATAGGATCTTTCGTGGGCTAACAGTAGGGTTTCTGATAAGAGCTTCTATTTGACTTCTGTGGTAGTTTGTTGCCATGTTGGCCACACCGGATACACTGGATGATAAGCAATATTTGGTTGAATGGATGTGATGTCCTAGAATGTTCAGGATCGTTCTAACTTCTCAAGGTGAATGTGTCGGTGAAGCAGCCAGCACAGCTTGTATATGAGGTAGTGTTTGCTTAATTTGGGAAACAGAAGATCTGGAATCTGTGGGGTGGGTGAGGAGCTGTTGGTGGATGAAGAGTTGCTCAGGAAATAAAAAGCCTTAGGGTTTGAAGCTGAAGGAGAAGTGAGCCTAGAGGGAAGAAGGCTGAAGGAAGCTGAATGGACTGACGTGGCCCTGATGAAATCTGAGGTAGAAACATAGAGGCTACTTCCAAGGATGAATCTCAGCCACTGGTCTGCCTCTGGGAAGAATTTGgtattggctgcaacttgatttGCCAGAGCCAAGGCTAAGTTCTTACATTTGTCCATCTGGGCTGGGAAAGGGTAGAGATGGAAGGTCGTGAAACAGGTGCTACCTTTCTCCCTAGGCACAGCGAGGCACGTCCATATTGGTGGCAGACTTCTTCCTTCATTCCCACCAGGCTCCTCAAGTGagtggatggggtgggggagtggataTCTTTttatttcccaatccagagtgcAGGAAAGAAGAGGAAATCTGCCTCCCCTCACCATTTTGGTGTTTTTCTTCAGCATGGCTGTCTTCTAGTATTGGAGCTCAGCTGGCAGAAAAAATGCTTTGAAATGTGGAccagaacaagttaaagtgtgGGACGACCTGGGGATCTGATCCCCTCCCATACATCTTCAATTTTGTTATCCTACCAGTGCTATGGAACAGCAGGCCGGAGAAAGTAggaagggaccccccccccttccctccagcgTCATAAACTGTAAGGCGACTCTTTCTTCAGAAGGCCTCTTCTTCTGAGGCTGTTGCTGGCAGTGTCATATTTTCTGAACATGTTGTTGCAAGTTGAGTTGTGATTTGAAATTCTGTgcggttttaattatttttttaccGTTTTGTAGACTGCTGTGATTTAATTTCTTCAAATAAATCATTACTTTTAAATGCCAGACACTTCAGGCTATCAATGACCGGATCATTTGGAGAGAGATCTCAGATGCTTTCCTTGCTAATTTCTTACATTTAGTCCTaagtgtctctctgtgtctctgtgtctgttgttttgtttggagGGGTAAGCATTTGACTCTACTCCCGCCCCTTCCAAATCCTGCAAACCACATATATTGTCTGTttccaggggggagagggggtgtggcttttcctcctcccctccacacTGTCTGCAGCCCTGCGGGTGCAAGCAAAGTATTTCTCATGCCAGGCAGCTGTAGTTTCAGATTGTAACTAATGAAAATGGAACCAATGCAAGAGCCAGCGTGGAATCAGGATGGTTGGACTGGGATCGttgagacccagattcgaatccctactctgccatggaaactcgctgggtgaccaGGGGCCAGTCACAACctctcagccttgcctacctcacagagtcgtTGTGAAGAAAAACTGGAGAGCATTGTCAGCAGCTGTAGACCCctggtggggagaaaggcagggtacaaatgaagcaaataaataagccGCGAGATCGAGGCCACAGTCACTTGAGTAAAAGAGCTGaggtttcatcagattggatgaTGCCCAAAATGGATGGtcttgtgagttggaggaatcaccaggacattccatcaaagacttaaaggtcgctgtagttcaacagaaatctttcaaaaacaaaatccaacgggaggctgctgaactggaattcatatgcaaatttgactctgtcaagctgggactgaatagggactatgaatggttatcacattatcacaggtaacagatttcctttacagaggcagggtctgggggagctcagtggcacctggcgtgggctttcggggaccacagatctctttgtcagatgcatctggcaaggagagctgtggttatcgaaggctcatactgcattggaattggatggtctagctgtttggctgctacaaactaacagggcaaactcctttgaagccaactgatccacacaccaaaaggagatgtttacatatactagcaaagtaatgttttggtttccccccctaattgcctcttctctctcctccccttctttccctcctctctgtatttgaccagtctctgtatcatgtgtctgacgaagagaacttgattctcgaaagcttatgctacaataaaattggttagtcttaaaggtgctactggactctttttgattaagtcTTCCTGGGAGTAACTAAAGTTATTACCGATGATTGATGACTGGCAGGGAGTGGGTAGGTGTGACTACCAGAGCCCTGAGTAGTCCATAATGGGAGAGTAGAAGAAGGAAAGTAGATAAGGAAATTTAATCAGGATCTCTCGTGGGATCCGTTTCCTAGAGTTTTTAGCACATCTCTGGGGCGTGGGTTAAGAGCTGGTCTTGCTTGCTGAATCCTGAGATGGTGAATGGCTCAATCTCCTGGCCGGgatttggcagccattttctgccttGATAGGCAGCATTTTGTGTTTTTAAACACATACAAAACGGGGCTTATGATGTTCCATATCCGTAAGCCTTTTTAATATTGTGAGGCAGGTCTAACGGCTAACAGCCCCCCTCACCAGCCACAGCAGCCCCTCACCCTTCACACTGCATCCCATCTTGAGAGTATTATTGTGTTTTCACCTTTATcaatgttgtggggaaaaaaatgcACAAATTGTATATGGGGTGTATTCACTACCCCAAGTACTTTGATAAACAAAGACAGTGTTTCATAACTCCCACAGCCCATTTTTGCAGCCTTTTGCAGAAGGTGGAATATTTGTTTAGATtcttcctccacttcctgaatATTGAGCAATTTCCTCCTATTCTTTAGTGGAAGGCCATAGGGTGAGCTTTCTGAGAAAAGCCGGGGCGTCTCCCTCTCCAGAGGATGTTACAAGGCttctctggggaaaaaaacattctGTTGTTTTAGGGgagcaaaaaattaaaaacagcctAGCAAGATCCattcattgcttattagatgtctcatcctaatGGTTGCATTGGTTtagactgtgtaatccgccttgagtctcagtaagaaaggcagactataactcACTTAAGTAAGGTAAACGTAACTATAGCTTTCTGGGGATTTGGcattctgccccaaaacaaaaaGGTGAAGCCCAGGGAGGAACCTGATCCGGGAATATGGATTAAGTGGGCAGAAAAGACACTAGTGTGGTTTTTCAAAACGGATAGCTGGAGGCGGAGAATGAAGGCTCGGCTTGCGATGCTTGAGATCAGCTGACTGACTTCCGCGTAAGCAACTCTGACGTTCTTTCCTGGAAAATCAGACGAGAAGCGCTACAGGGAAGTGCGCTGAGAACTCCCTCCCGGGTGAAGAAATTCTGCAAACTGCATTCACTGAATAGGGTGCCtcctctaattttgtaatctgtaATCATTTTTGAGCGGCTTCTGTTGCATTTCGGCCGAGCATCACAGCAGGGACCCGCTTCCCCTTTCTCAGATTGCTGCACACACCCCTTCACGGAGAGGAAGGGATCGGGACCCCCGCTTCCCGTTTTCTAGGACAGTCAGCACTCAGGCGGGGGGAGCGCTGCAAAGAACTCCTCCCGGCCCAGGTTTCAACCGCCCCCTCCCAGGACAGCCTCGGTGCTGGAGGGAGTCGCCGGCTCAACGACCAGAGGCGCCGCCGGCGAGGAGAAGCGGTCTGCACGCCGATCCGGTTTCTCCTGCCGTGGGAACGGGGCGAGCAGCGCTCGGAGCAGGAGGCTCGGCTAGCCACTCCGCCGATAGGAAAAAAAGCGCCCCGCGGTTGCCGGGAGGATCGCCCGGGCCAAAACGAAAGTTTTGGAGCTCTGCGACCTGCGAACTGAGATAAGCAATTTGCGCTGCAAGCAGAGCTCTTTTTTGAATTGGTGGGTATTTCGCCCCCACTTCCATTTATGGTAGTTTGATTATTGAGGAAGGGCGGGGGCGGCGTTATTGTGTAGCATTTATTCCCTCTGCAGGGGCTTCGGCGGTGGTGGCTCGCTTCGTCCGCTGCAAACTTGACAAAGAATTCTGAAAGGGGGGAGCAAATATTCTTCTCCAGTTGCGCGGGGGCGGCTGCGCGTTCGCGCAACGCCGAGCCTTGCAAAGTAGAGTCTTACTCCTCCCCTTTCATTGGCCGTGGAGGTCGCCTAGGGATTCctgcagatcccccccccccagcccccggtTAGGATGTGCTATCTCTTTAATACAGGGGGGCTTTTCTGCAACATTGAGCAATGCACTTGCACAATGCGCCTGAGCGTTGAACTATAGCAGAACTTCCTTCCAAAATAGACTTTTGGTTTGGCAAAATCTTCGACTGAAAAAAACCCTCACGTTTTTCCCCGCCCCAGCGAACAAAGGGTTAATTTTAAAGGGGCTTCCATTTTGTTTGTGTGGTGGTTCCTACGGTACCACCAAGGATAAGAGACCACCTGCTccaggaagtggaaggaaaataaaGTACTGGATTGAACAATAACATCAGTATTTATAAATGCCTTCACTTGGCAAACTACAGTGCAATTACTTTTTGTAAATCTATGGATATGGTCCCTTACACTTGATAGGAACCAATCAGTAAACACAAGTATGTAACACACGTGTACATTTGGAAAGCCCCGGAAAGCCGAGtgaagagccaagccacaagtgacgcctgacacaggttggccacttgtcagcttccctcaggttttgatgggaaatgtaggcatcctggtcttgcagcagtaatggagagccaagctgtaaagccaggacgcctacatttcccatcaaaacgagggaagctgacaagtgtccaacctgtgtaaggcatcatttgtagcttggctcacagtctgaACCCAGTGGGTAAATCGGCGCTGCTTGTTCCTCCAGAGGCAGAAGAGCCTCCAATCCGATTAGCGGGCAGCTGGCGTATCTGAAAAACTTGCTTGCCGTTCAACCCCGAATTGGGTAAGCTAACGCCGTGCATGAGCAGCGGGCGTTTCAAAAACCTGGCTATGAGCTTCGGcggccatttttttcttttgctcattTCGATGCTGTTTCTTCTTTCCAGTATCTCTACAATCAACCACATAATATTACAGCAAACACAAAAGCTTTCAACTACGGGCATTTCTTTTTATACTAAGCAAAAGCACTCTCAGTAAATCACGCAGCAGCGTGTTCAAAGTCTCCGTTTCCATGTCATCAGGATAAAGGTGCTTCCCATTGAGATTCTATGTACAGTACGGTTCCGAAGTCTTTCTTAAAGGGGAACCGTACTTTAAAAACTTTCACGTCATATTATTCAAACAGTAATCCCCCCATATACCTTTTCCACATAATACAATGTACATCACAAAATACACAACAACTAAGGGGTTTAGTTGCCCCATAGCAAAAAAttagccaatcacaaaatggaatCAATAGCAATGCAATTCAAAATAACGAATGGTTACTCTCGGTCccaatttataaatatttataatccaTAGAAAATTATGTGCTCTGTAGAAAATATTACTCTTTTAAAACCACCAATAGGAAAATATATAGGgggtggatatatatatataggggatTCATTTAATTTCATAGGGAGACAGAGAAGGACTCATAAAAATGCTGAAACATCAATCTCATTATTAAAGCCATTGGGAATTAAAATCCTAAGCCTGAAAATTTCGTGGCATTTCCTGCTGGCTTTATCACTTCCACAGCAGTAAATTTAAGTTCCTTCTCAGCTTTCTACCCCACAGTGCAAGGGTCTTTTGTCCCCCAGAGTATGTTTGCTTTTGAAAACCCaaccctggagatttggggtcagTAACAATTCCCAACAAGCGTGTTCCAGGCATGAGATGTTAGTTAACAAGTTGGAAGGGGTGGGAAGCAGGAAGCGTATCTGAGCTTGGTGTCCAGAGGCATGACAGCAGCTACTCACTAACCATCACtgttgagtagacatgggcacgatccaaaaaaaattaatgatcaagctgatcatgggtTGACGccagcaacgatcccgaattaacgacctGCACCGAatatctcccgttcccgatctctggatcatggaggccaaagtggggcatgctggtattcccagctatgtgggaaagtgggtggtggtggctgccggtgggcatggggaggcagcaacgagcttggccatcagagctgcctatcagggtttgcagggatgagattggagtgcccatggctacagaacaccccctcccccctccctcccctgggtgtcttctcccaacttgtgacttttttgctgctccgtggttggaaggaagccctgctgatcaaggaaagctgggcttctgttctggtttccagggcgacagaaggagggcaaacagagctcaggcattcccctggttccgttgccaggggaatagcttgctggcacctgagtgcctggatccctgaactgagcctggatGCCTTGATCCAGGTCCCTCCCAAtcactggattgttggccgtggctgatcacgatccgccgggtctcgatcacgcaatcgccattatcatgggtttttttcgttcataatgcggattgtgcccatctctactgttgagTCATTGTCTCTACTTCCTTGTAGGTATGGCTATTTGGAGGACGGCAGGTGCCTGGGTGTGAGTCAAATCACAAGGGCCAAAGGACTCTTGGCCTGTTGGCTTGCAGCCTGTGGCCCAGCCCTCTGGAAGTTATCCCTGCCCTGGACGCCATGTGGAGAAGTGGTGGGCAAGCAATGCTGCATCAACATCTGGTGCAGTAGGGCAGGGAGAGCCACCCAGAGGAGACGGCTGGGATCTCTGGGTTATTGCTCTGGAAGGAAGGAGGGCGAGTACGCACCATTCTGAATGTTTTTCACGGTGTGACAGACGAGTTGTCGTCTCCCTGTGTTCCTACTCAGATCCAGGTGAGAGGTGGGCCTGAATTTGTGCATAGGGATAACGACAGTGCGTAATAccatgggtgggggtgggggagaggagataAAAACAGAAGAATTAAACGGTGGGAGGATAGAGGTACGAAGGCACGGCAAGTTGCTTGATCCCATGATTGGTTGCGCGGCAGCGGCCAGGAGCTCTGACTTGGTTGTACTGAGTTTGCTGCCATTTTttcagcagttttttttttttaaagaatactcTCACCAAAGGCAAGAGTCTTCCCAGGAGATCATTCAGATGTTTGGGGGTGGGCTCCTTCAATATGCTGAGTATGCCCAGTTATACGTTTAGCTGATTAAGCCCCCCAGAAGATGCGGCTGccccctgagagccaagctacaagtgacgcctaacacaggttggacacttgtcagcttccctcaagttttgatgggaaatgtaggcaccctggtcttgcagctgtaatggagagccaagctgtaaaaccaggacgcctacatttcccatcagaacttgaggtaagctgacaagtgtccaacctgtgtaaggcgtcacttgtagcttggctctgtgtccaGTGCCTGGTTGAGAGGACTAGAGAGAATGAACAGCCATCATAAAGAGTTTTCTTGGTTTCCTACTTGCTTCAGGATTCAATTCAGAGACCACGTTCTTCCCTTGAAAGGCCTTCACAACCTGCCTATCCGAAGGACCATTTTCTCCCCTTTACACTTCATGAATAAATGCTTGGTGAGGATGCCCTTCAGCACCCGTTCTGGTGTTTTCTCTGTAGCTACCAAGCAGCTTTGGAATGAGCTTTCTTCCGAGGAGCGAATGCTGTCCTGGTGCTGGCTTTTGGAGTTGTAAAAATGGATCTCTTAGAGCTCTCCCTCATTTTATGAACTTATTTGTGACTGAGTTGTTACTGTATAGGAGGTTTGGCAGATTAATAGATGATTTTGTAATCTGAGTGGTTGTTACCACCTTTAAAGGTGGCTTCAGACATGAAAGTTCGATTTAGCTGTGATGGCCCATAAATCTGTACTTCAGAGGTCATCTGCTCATCCTGTGGCAGTAAGTTCCACATGATAATTACTCTTTGAGTGAGAAACCGTTCCTTTTGCCTAACCTCAGTCTATtgctcatcaacttcattgggtgccccagAGCTTTAGAGttataggagagggagaaaaagttctccacCCGCTTTCTCTGCTCCAGATCCTGAACAATTTATAAATGTCTGCAGGTGCCAGTTCTGCTTTCTGACTCACTGAAGGGTTGTCCTGTCAATCTTCACCTGTCCAGGAACCGGCAAGAGATTTCTCGCTCTTGGGAACGAGTCAGGAGAGATCCCGTGTCAGTGGATGTTGGTGCAAGGACCCAGCTGAAAGATGAAGCACCTTTGGGCGTGCCCTTTGCTCCTGGTAGCTTTTCTGCTGGGGGGCTGCTCTGGTGAGTATCTAGAAGGGGCTACGCTCCCTCCTTTCCAGGGGAAGGAGATCAGGATTTTTACCCGGCCCAATTGCCTGTGGAGCGTTTGTGCAATACAGTAAGAGAAGGTTGAATTGGGGCTCCCCATTCAGATGAGGCTAAAGTTGGTTTCCTCTTCCTTCTATTCCCAGTCCATGGCCAGAGAGAGAGGATTTCTTTGTAGTACGGCAGTTTGGAGATTCTTCTCTTCTTGTCTCACGACCGTGAttctgctgctgcctgggctTTAGGGGCCAACCAGGATGTAGATAGGGTGAAGACGGCTGCTCTGAAATTTATTTCTCAGGATTATGAGGCTCTTGTGTTTCTTCTAGCCAAAGAGAATATTGGCACTTAGAGGAAGACACTTTGCTTCTTAGTACATGGCAGCCAAGGATCAAGACGTGGGAGAAAAACAATTCTTCCTTGTATTCGGCATTTCCACTCTTGCAGGTGGCAAAACCACAAACTGTTGTGGAAAATGCAGCCTGCTCCATGCTAGAATTGAAAATGAAAGTCAGGCAGAACAGGGGGTCTAAAGCTTATTTTTGGGGTACCAAGATACGTACACTTCAGCGCCTTATTCAGGCTGGACCTGCCGTTGTGGGTGTTGAAAAAGGAACCAGTCTTAGCCTTTGTTCTGGGAGGGATTCTCCTGGATCAGTTGTCATTCAGTCGACTATCCTTCTACTTTTGTAGTGTGCAGTAGGGGCGATGGTAAaggcattgggggggggaatccccatgTATATGTTTTTGCTTTGAGTAACCAGGAAGCCATTTAATCAATGCGCAAGCCAGGCCAGCAGAGATGGGAGCACTTGGTGTCCCTCGGATTTCTTTTACGGACATTCTCGTAGGCTGCTCGGGGCATTTTAAGATGGGGAAAGGGGACGTCCTCTTGTCTGCATGGAGTAGGTAGAGGGCTCGCAAGTGATGTTGGGGTGTGGCTGCAGGCCCCTTAATTCTGCCTCTCTACTTCTTGCAGGTTCTTCCTGGCACTCCCTGCGCTATTTCAGCACAATTATATCGGAGCCTGACCGGGATGTGTCTGATTTCATTGCTATGGGATACGTGGATGATCAGCTTGTTGGTCACTATGACCGCAGCCGGAAGAGGATAGTCCCTCAGACATCCTGGGGGAAGAAGATGGAAAAGGGTGAACCACAAATCTATGGCAAGATCTCCCAGAGAATAAAAAATAATGAGTTTGGGATGAAGGAAGACCTGAGGAACCTGCAGAATCTCTACAATCAAAGCAGAGGTAGGGTGGGAAACCTATGGCCCTCTCCGTATGCCTCCTTCCCAAGGGCAGAACATGGGCAGAGGGAACATCCTGGGAGAGAAGCTTTGTTTTTTCTCCACAGTtcacctgcccccctcccaatgtGAGTTTGGCAGccccgctggatcagaccaaactGCTATCCAGTCCAGCCTCTGGTTTTCCCCTCAATATTTGCCCTCAATAGGCCCACAGTCCAGCCTCTGGTTTTTCCCTCAACTATTTTCCCTCAATAGGCCCACAGGCAGGCGGCAGGGCAATCCAAGAGGTGTACTGCCACCTCCCTTTTGTGCCTGGAGGCAAAAACATGAGGCTgtgtccccttccccccccctgcacCCGCCAAAGGCAGATGGGCTGTTTTTGTACTCTTGCTTAATTAGCACCGGATAATTTCAAATTCTGCAAGAGAAGAATGTGCACGTTTCCTGGTGAATCTACTTCACACTCCAAAATCACTTATCGTGTCCATATTAGAGCCCTTTGTTCAGGCATTGTTTCCTCTATAGCTACAGTTTGtggtagtgattaagagcagcaggactctaatctggagagccaggttggattccccactcctccacttgaagccagctgggtgaccttgagtcagggTCACAACTtctaggtgctctctcagccccacccacctcacagggtgattattgttgtggggacaatcataacatactttgtaagcaaGATTACTCTTTTTGGGAATGCACGGCCAGCCACTGCTTCATACTCCACGTATGCCACAATATTGGCAATTTCAGAAAGGACCATACTGTCATTCATTCTGTTGATGTCATTGTTAATAGTATTATCATGTACATGACATGTGTCCCAAGAATGTCCATGTGAATGTACAGCTGCTGCGCGGTCTTCTTCACACCTTGGACAAAAATTTACTGTTGCCCAGCCTACCTAGTGCGAGACGATTTGCACCCGTtaaggcatggaagcaacacacCATGTCATGGCAGAACACCCCATCctggaattaaaaaaattatgcaaCATGAATAAATGGAATCTGGATATGTGGCTTCCCACATAAATCCAACGGCGAACTTAGCACAATCTCATTGCAAAAATCTTAATAACCAGAACTACCTAAGCTCATGAAAGATTtttcctttattattttatttggagctgccagcctccatagtAGGGAACAGTAAGTGAGGTTGCTGTGTGCCCGCCGATGAGGCCAGACAATACAGTCTTGATTACTTGTGGGCAATGCAAAACAATTCTTGTGTTGAATATAAATTACAGCTGACTGCAAGACGCTTGATAAGCACACACAATGACAAACATAACATTTTTCGGTGCTCCCCCTGTGACCAATTGAGGAACAGTTCTTACGGGAATGGATTGGGCATGCGTCAAATAAAGATGCACGATGGGATATCATTCGCGCATCTTGGAGGAACGCCAAGAGAACCTGTGCCACCACGCACACATTTGACTAAGGTGCTGCAAGGCTGGCGAGTGTGCAGGGCAGACCCGTGTAAGTACGTTCACGTGTCATTCACGTGaaattcgtattgtgtggtttGAGTCAGCGATAGGGCAGCGGTTAGAGCAGAGGGTGTGTAGACTGACACTGCTCCACCTCTGATATCTTCACCTCGTGGGTCTCTTTCAGGGTTGTACATCATGCAGCGCATGATATCCTGTGAATTGAGCAAGGACGGGCACAAAAAAGGGTTTTACCAGTTTAGCTACAATGGGGAGGACTATCTCAACTTTGACCAGGAGACGCTCACCTGGACGGCAGCCATTGTGCCAGCTCTGGTGACCAAGAGGGAGTGGGATGCTGATGTGGCTTTTTGCCAACTCCTCAAGTTTTTCCTGGAGGAAGAATGCATCAGTTGGCTGCAGAAGTTCCTGGACTACGGGCAGGAGTCTCTGCTGTGGAGAGGTAAGATTGGCGAAAGGTTGTAATCATCTCATAATGTCACCCCTCCCTGCATGAACATCCAGGACTCGTCAACAGGTGGGGTAGAAGGAGGCGGCAGAATTGTGGGCTGTAATATATCAAACTGCAGGTGTGTGGAGGGGGTCATGTTTTTGACTGCTCCCGTACACTAAAAAACTTTCTAAAAGTAGAGAGTTTGTTCAGCCCAGAGAGGGCTGGACTAGAACATTTCTTCCAGATATGCTGATTTTGTACTTGTAGGGTGATTTAtctctaaaacaaaacaaagcatttaAAAAATAGTGTCTAACAACGTGTAGTCTGAAGCGATACAGTCCCTGCTTCCCTCTCGGGAGCCTACCATCTGATTCATTCTAATGTAGGGGTAGATCCAACTTGGGAGCAAGGCAGAAACACAGAAGACATTATACAGCAAAGTTTCTCATGTGCTAGAACAGATCAGCCTGCAGGTTGAGGGGAGATGCATGTGTGAATGCTCACccctgatggatatagatttgaagaaaaggattttatatattacttttatatatcgcttatatgccttgcacttttttcctacgctcaggagccaatgtagtatttgtaatgcaacctgtaagaatatgacacttgaaacaagaagatcaagagaagtatgctgaaactctgcaagaactgagaactaataatatactgcttgtagagctgcacttataaaatattatgcatatgttatattattctataagattccaataggaatcagtaccagagagccttttgtagaaaactgatttgatgcagcaagctggttttggccacctgtggccgtatcttccttaaggctgagaaggaactgggggaaagggcacagaggaaaaaaacatccgttaccaacagacttcagttatcagagggtaccaaggctgccagattgagactcattggcgctattgaaagtattatgcccagaagaaagtaggtgagaggttagaaggtgtccttccaaattgagggcaagataaaggggttgcaggatttggagttcccccaagtagaagagccaacccagaattgcatcttcaaatcagaactgaccctagatactttacgagccaataagataacaaatattagaatattgtaatattgttatgattatctgaaagtattaattgctctacgCTTCTATTGTAATTGGGATGAgcctttacacacaaggagaccgtctacttctgtgtaagaaaaagggctcatccaccaGGTAaataaaaccatctgttttgcttcaattcaagaaggactcctggattt
Proteins encoded in this window:
- the LOC129327211 gene encoding major histocompatibility complex class I-related gene protein-like — protein: MKHLWACPLLLVAFLLGGCSGSSWHSLRYFSTIISEPDRDVSDFIAMGYVDDQLVGHYDRSRKRIVPQTSWGKKMEKGEPQIYGKISQRIKNNEFGMKEDLRNLQNLYNQSRGLYIMQRMISCELSKDGHKKGFYQFSYNGEDYLNFDQETLTWTAAIVPALVTKREWDADVAFCQLLKFFLEEECISWLQKFLDYGQESLLWREPPTVRVTLKASFDGLETLVCRAHGFHPKEIFATWRKDGEVLEQETFRGGVVPNSDGTYHTWLSIKIHPEDRFRYRCRVEHDGLPEPLDVAWEEPVSSKTGLIAGVLMGVVASILFVAGIICLLRKRRSSYQAARKAPPINDQEA